CCTTCGACTCTGAGGTGTGCGAATCTCACTCGTCTAGGCTATCGGCCGCCCTCGGCGCTCGGTTGTGCGAGACGCACAATGAACGGGCCTCGAGGCGCCCTGGCTTCGACAATCGCAGGGGATCCGCGACGATTCAGCGTGCCGCGGGCCGGAGACGCAGCTCCTGCATGCCGCCGTCGACGGCGAGCGCGATGCCGGTCGTCGAACCCGCGCCGGGCCCGGCGAGGTACGCGACCGCCTCGGCGACCTCGTCGGCCGAGACCAGGCGGCCGTGCGGCTGCCTCGCCTCGAGCGCCGCTCGTTCGGCGGCCGGATCGGCCGCGGAGGCGAGCAGGCGCCCGATCCATGGAGTGTCGGCGGTGCCCGGGTTCACGGCATTCACCCGGATTCCCTCGCGCAGGTGGTCGGCGGCCATGGCGCGGGTGAGCGCCGCGACCGCACCCTTGCTCGCGCTGTAGAGCGCCCGTTCCGGCAGGCCCGCCGTGGCCGCGATCGACGAGGTGTTCACGATCGCCGCGGCGGGCGAACGGCGCAGGTACGGCAGCGCGGCGCGCGCGACGCGCACCATGCCGAGCACGTTGATGTCGAGCACGCGGTGCCACTCGTCGTCGGCGTTCGCCTCGATCGTGCCCTGTGCGCCGATGCCCGCGTTGTTCACGACGATGTCGATGCGCCCGAGCGAGGCCGCGACCTGTTCGATGCCCGCGCGAACGCTCGCGTCGTCGGCGACGTCGACCGCGACGGCGAGGTCGGCGTGCTCAGCATCGTCGGGGCGCAGGTCGAAGACGGCGACGCGAGCGCCGCCGTCGCGCAGGCGCCGCGCGATCGCCGCGCCGATGCCCGACGCCCCGCCCGTGACGACGGCGACGAGGCCGGAGAATTCGGTTCCCATTGGTGGTCCCTTCAGATGAGGAGGATGCCGGCCGGTTCAGGCTGCGACGTAGCGCTGGCGTTGGCGGCCGAGGCTCTCGATCTCGAGCTCGACGACGTCGTCGACGGCGAGATAGCGGAATCGTCCTGAGAGCGCGACGCCCTCGGGCGTCCCGGTGAGCACGAGGTCGCCCGGTTCGAGTGCCAGGAACTGGCTGAGCTGCCAGACGATCGTGTCGATTCCGAAGATGAGATCGCTCGTTCGCGAGTCCTGTCGCGGTTCTCCATTGACGAAGCTCTGGAGTCGCACGTCGGATGCGTCGACCTCATCGCCCGTGACGAGCCAGGGGCCCGTGGGGCAGAATCCGGGGGCGCTCTTCCCCTTGCTCCACTGCCCGCCCGACTGGGTGAGCTGCCAGTCGCGCTCGGAGAGATCGTTCGCGATGACGTACCCGGCGATGTGCGCTGCAGCCTCGGCGGGAGCGGCGAGGTAGCTCGCCCGCCGGCCGATGACGACGCCGAGTTCGACCTCCCAATCGGTCTTCTCGCTTCCGCGGGGGATCGGCACGTCGTCGAACGGACCGACGACGGTGTTCGGCGACTTCATGAACATCACGAGCTGCTCGGGCGGTGCCGAACCCGATTCCGCAGCGTGCGCCGCGTAGTTCATGCCGATGCAGTACACGGCCGACGGGCGCGTGATCGGGGCGCCGATGCGCAGGGAGGCGGCCTCCGCGAGTTCGGGGAGGGCGCCTGTGGCGAGTGCCGAGCGCGTGCGCTCGATGCCGCCGCCGGAGAGGAAGGGGCCGTCGAGGTCGAGCGTGATCGGGCGCAGGTCGAGCGCGCGATCACCATCGAACACGACGGGGATCTCGATGCCGACGGGTCCGAGCCGGGCGAATCTCATACTGGTCCTCTCGATTGGGGGCCGCCACACGAACATCGGAAGTCTCGACGCAGGGCGGGGTGGTAGTCAGGGGTATTCTGCCACATTTCCGCCCAGTTGACATTTAGACATCGGATGTTTATGCTCGGGTGCGCCACGAAAGGACGCCATGAACACAATCGTCAGCGTTGACACCCGAGACATCCGCTTCCCGACTTCCCTCGAGCTCGACGGCTCCGATGCGATGAACCCCGATCCCGACTACTCGGCCGCGTACGTCACCATTCGAACGGATGCCGCAGACGGGCATGAGGGCCACGCGTTCGTGTTCACAATCGGCCGGGGCAACGACGTGCAGGTCGCCGCCATCGAGGCGTTGCGCGAACACGTGCGCGGACTCGACGTCGAAGCCGCCCTCGCCGACATGGGCGCGACCTGGCGCCTGCTCACCCACGACTCGCAGTTGCGCTGGCTCGGGCCCGAGAAGGGCGTCATGCACATGGCGATCGGCGCGGTCGTCAACGCGCTCTGGGACCTGAAGGCGAAGCGCGCGGGGCTGCCGCTCTGGCAGCTGCTCGCGAGCCTCACGTCCGAAGAGCTCGTGAGCCTCGTCGACTTCCGCTACCTCAGCGACGCGATCACGCCCGATGAGGCGCTCGAGCTGTTTCGCGCCTCCGAGCCCGGGCGCGCCGAGCGCGCCGCCGAACTCCTCGCGACGGGGTATCCGGCGTACACCACCACGCC
The Agromyces albus DNA segment above includes these coding regions:
- a CDS encoding SDR family NAD(P)-dependent oxidoreductase, translated to MGTEFSGLVAVVTGGASGIGAAIARRLRDGGARVAVFDLRPDDAEHADLAVAVDVADDASVRAGIEQVAASLGRIDIVVNNAGIGAQGTIEANADDEWHRVLDINVLGMVRVARAALPYLRRSPAAAIVNTSSIAATAGLPERALYSASKGAVAALTRAMAADHLREGIRVNAVNPGTADTPWIGRLLASAADPAAERAALEARQPHGRLVSADEVAEAVAYLAGPGAGSTTGIALAVDGGMQELRLRPAAR
- a CDS encoding fumarylacetoacetate hydrolase family protein translates to MRFARLGPVGIEIPVVFDGDRALDLRPITLDLDGPFLSGGGIERTRSALATGALPELAEAASLRIGAPITRPSAVYCIGMNYAAHAAESGSAPPEQLVMFMKSPNTVVGPFDDVPIPRGSEKTDWEVELGVVIGRRASYLAAPAEAAAHIAGYVIANDLSERDWQLTQSGGQWSKGKSAPGFCPTGPWLVTGDEVDASDVRLQSFVNGEPRQDSRTSDLIFGIDTIVWQLSQFLALEPGDLVLTGTPEGVALSGRFRYLAVDDVVELEIESLGRQRQRYVAA